A genome region from Triticum aestivum cultivar Chinese Spring chromosome 2B, IWGSC CS RefSeq v2.1, whole genome shotgun sequence includes the following:
- the LOC123042809 gene encoding E3 ubiquitin-protein ligase PUB23-like, translating into MEEVEVPSYFVCPITLDVMRDPVTLPTSITYDRHAIHRWLRLAASCPLTKLPVLPDCEPTPNHTLSRLIRSWCALHRPDDAVDRTMNSAPADRARLAALVSRLADAKNKGPAREALAALRELRDVAAEGERGRELIAAVPGSADALLEVFVASATCAPDYAAAALDVISSLRLPERCLARAVDRDGAALVGALVSTLQGHSGSDADAASRARAAVLLADVTACMAPSRAASLPEQVFVEAVRLLRGDDGMGASTAMATKAALRVLAGATAHGRNRVKAAEAGAVAALVDLLLLVNGERRRAWCELALCALNRLCGCAEGRAALVAHGAGVAAVGAWVAGASMAASAKAVRVLRSIARHAATVAVVQEMAATGAVGKLCLVAASAPEEGRQWCDERTRKRARETLRLHARAWRSSPCLHPTLQALYPC; encoded by the coding sequence atggaggaggtggaggttccGTCCTACTTCGTGTGCCCCATCACGCTGGACGTGATGCGCGACCCCGTCACGCTCCCCACCAGCATCACCTACGACCGCCACGCCATCCACCGCTGgctccgcctcgccgcctcctGCCCGCTCACCAAGCTGCCCGTCTTGCCGGACTGCGAGCCCACGCCCAACCACACGCTCTCCCGCCTCATCCGCTCCTGGTGCGCCCTCCaccgccccgacgacgccgtcgACCGTACGATGAACTCGGCCCCTGCCGACCGCGCCCGCCTCGCCGCGCTGGTGTCGCGCCTCGCCGACGCGAAGAACAAGGGACCGGCGCGAGAGGCCCTTGCGGCACTGCGCGAGCTCAGggacgtggcggcggagggcgagcgCGGCAGGGAACTCATCGCCGCCGTACCCGGCTCGGCGGACGCGCTGCTTGAGGTCTTCGTTGCGTCGGCGACGTGCGCGCCGGATTACGCCGCCGCGGCGCTCGACGTCATCTCTTCGCTCCGGCTACCGGAGCGGTGCCTGGCGCGCGCCGTAGACAGGGATGGCGCGGCGCTGGTCGGCGCGCTCGTCTCCACCCTGCAGGGGCACTCCGGCTCCGACGCCGACGCGGCGTCCCGGGCACGCGCAGCCGTGCTCCTGGCGGACGTGACGGCGTGCATGGCGCCGAGCAGGGCGGCGTCGCTGCCGGAGCAGGTGTTCGTCGAGGCTGTGCGGCTGCTCCGCGGTGACGATGGCATGGGCGCATCGACCGCGATGGCGACCAAGGCGGCGCTTCGGGTATTGGCTGGTGCGACCGCCCACGGGCGAAACCGGGTGAAAGCCGCGGAGGCCGGTGCAGTGGCGGCGCTCGTGGACTTGCTACTGCTCGtgaacggcgagcggcggcgcgcgtGGTGCGAGCTGGCGCTGTGCGCGCTGAACCGGCTGTGCGGGTGCGCGGAGGGCCGCGCAGCGCTGGTGGCGCATGGAGCCGGCGTGGCAGCCGTAGGGGCGTGGGTGGCTGGGGCATCGATGGCGGCTAGCGCGAAGGCGGTGCGGGTGCTCCGATCAATCGCCCGGCACGCGGCGACGGTCGCAGTGGTGCAGGAgatggcggcgacgggcgcggtgGGGAAGCTGTGCCTGGTGGCGGCGTCGGCGCCGGAGGAGGGGCGGCAGTGGTGCGACGAGAGGACGAGGAAGCGGGCGCGGGAGACGCTCCGGCTGCACGCGAGGGCGTGGCGGAGCTCGCCGTGCTTGCATCCTACCCTCCAGGCCCTCTATCCTTGCTAA
- the LOC123047476 gene encoding uncharacterized protein has protein sequence MDNARVRRRRDGAEIGDDAVREVLARLPGLRELLRCAATCKHWRRLVLDRAFLRRLGLWPDTARRPCILAGVFSQMCYSRDDSRDEGSLYAPPRFINLQDGLDDVRHPPRAFYSFVTIDGDDRGLFHLARPLAARRGFLLARLLQPYSPGNRGVGPNKLHLAVCRPLLDRRSTHLLPPPPFNMDDYLDNNLIGCAIVTAADHAATTAGDASLLPVDVDHKQQQDQQSAFQVLLMYKDNNDGFAYACAYSSAAPGGGGGWTAPVKSYLASRYTRCGPRAGLVAHGIVHWLFMHYQNHQIYALKLSMDTLHATLTEIPIEVHPTMPRPPIPCTVDGRLSFVTIGEDGVADLWTKQEQDDVVAAKEKEQDDNAWQSSQLTSLGSERISSVFFAETRGALLVEQHGGALSIVDLKSKEKSPMHLKDETSEQHSRGTCRFLESCSSSCCRGYSHGYRGTTCLQAPPVLYEMDWDVFPSTDPCLSLSSGER, from the coding sequence ATGGACAACGCACGCGTACGCCGCCGCCGCGACGGCGCCGAGATCGGGGACGACGCCGTCCGCGAGGTCctggcgcggctgccgggcctgcGGGAACTCCTGCGCTGCGCGGCCACGTGCAAGCACTGGCGCCGCCTCGTCCTCGACCGGGCcttcctccgccgcctcggcctctggcCGGACACGGCGCGCCGCCCCTGCATCCTCGCCGGGGTCTTCTCCCAGATGTGCTACTCCCGCGACGACTCGAGGGACGAGGGCAGCCTCTACGCGCCTCCGCGCTTCATCAACCTCCAGGACGGCCTCGACGACGTGCGTCATCCTCCCCGTGCCTTCTACTCGTTCGTCACCATCGACGGCGACGACCGCGGGCTCTTCCATCTCGCGAGGCCACTGGCGGCGCGCCGCGGCTTCCTCCTCGCGCGCCTCCTGCAGCCGTATTCGCCCGGCAACCGCGGCGTCGGGCCCAACAAGCTCCACCTGGCTGTGTGCCGTCCTCTCCTCGACAGGAGGAGCACGCATCTCCTCCCGCCGCCTCCCTTCAACATGGACGACTACTTGGACAACAATCTGATAGGCTGCGCGATCGTCACCGCCGCAGAccacgccgccaccaccgccggcgaTGCTAGTTTGCTTCCGGTGGACGTGGACCACAAGCAGCAGCAGGATCAGCAATCCGCGTTTCAAGTTTTATTGATGTACAAGGACAACAACGACGGCTTTGCGTACGCCTGCGCCTACTCCTCGGCCGCgcccggcggtggtggtggttggACTGCTCCGGTCAAGTCCTACCTGGCTTCCCGGTACACCAGGTGCGGCCCACGCGCCGGCCTAGTCGCCCACGGCATCGTGCACTGGCTGTTCATGCATTACCAAAACCATCAGATCTACGCCCTTAAGCTAAGCATGGACACGCTGCACGCCACTTTGACCGAGATACCCATCGAAGTGCACCCCACTATGCCACGGCCGCCAATCCCATGCACCGTCGACGGAAGGCTGTCGTTTGTTACCATAGGAGAAGACGGCGTAGCAGATCTATGGACCAAGCAAGAACAAGATGACGTTGTAGCAGCCAAAGAGAAAGAACAAGATGACAACGCCTGGCAAAGCTCTCAGCTGACGAGCCTGGGGAGCGAGAGAATAAGCTCGGTCTTCTTTGCAGAGACCAGAGGTGCTTTGCTCGTCGAACAACATGGCGGTGCCCTCTCTATCGTCGACCTCAAGAGCAAGGAGAAGTCGCCGATGCATCTAAAGGACGAAACAAGCGAGCAGCATTCGAGGGGCACGTGTCGGTTCCTAGAGTCGTGCAGCAGTAGCTGCTGCCGCGGATACAGCCATGGATACAGAGGCACCACATGCCTACAAGCACCCCCGGTGCTCTATGAGATGGATTGGGACGTCTTTCCGTCGACCGACCcttgtctctctctctcctcaGGTGAGAGGTGA
- the LOC123047474 gene encoding uncharacterized protein, which yields MGCKSDLADQPQEDGMSAVPAEYEEGSEEEEPFEREFYDDDDDDEEDDNDSEPETQAVDSCEDPLAEEEEVSGEEPCDVAAPLEDEDASYEEPFVSELCYEEEDSDEQDSYYPEPLTDSYRMQLYEVEPCDDQVAHEYEFVKKKSSTVQTINKERNMKVVLKRALRKGSSNEHKAVPVIDDMEMRPLKKPLSVRFATDVSCYTYSTESFGPAKLVKRKAQFDDQDSHLRKRQEYILSSLKDGCKLKEVDDTNLYVGNLPTSVTSHKLIELFLPFGRIVRSKVADDRFTGVSQGYGFVKYAEPRSATAAIERMNGRLVDGKTLEVRVAGPPTSVSHPSKQSVSETCSLPSKEIDSSSLYVSHLPLSMDTLKLLNHFRPFGKVTEIKVPKDHTTGLSKGYGHVKYADSRDAAQAIIHLNGVLVEGKRIEVRLSDISPTLSNSAVGSHTNTRTIKEIDMANLYVCNIPASVDTNKLIELFLPFGKITHARVAADQEGAHSGKGYGFVKFADSQCAAEAIALMNGALVEGETLIVRVAGLSSAASSSSAVQGSPTASPEINKSRLYITNLPQTMNADKLVELFVPFGRISKVVINPEYSLVYYADAASAITATEHMDGYLIGGKRLVVRGSDSSCQTNAAEQALSLPAGKPAKEIDMANVYVGSIPPTVTGDQLVELFRPFGQIVQSRLFHGYGMVRYSHPSCATAAIDHMDGYQIGGRTLVVRVAGLPNPGDCLTLPEPGNEQRQIDMTNLYVCHLPLHVTTEKLIEIFLPCGQITQAKVVIDWHTGASRGFGFVKFADAYGAAVALTHMNGCPLEGRILGVRIAGVHPSDMGSYMARLYSRFTLPDPTTMAVGIPTSSYWPYYCAESAYAEGQGADAASQTSQEESVSAGSFAEKGCSSVSSHVADSSRQHSSAGWAGPPGFSPHAGPKKDTATVMKPSQPCSKVHLAQSGGSQKRRSIV from the coding sequence ATGGGATGCAAAAGTGACCTGGCTGACCAGCCACAGGAGGATGGCATGAGTGCTGTCCCTGCTGAATATGAAGAAGGCAGTGAAGAAGAAGAGCCATTTGAACGTGAATtctacgatgatgatgatgatgatgaagaagacgacaaTGATAGTGAGCCAGAAACACAGGCTGTGGATTCTTGTGAAGATCCTTtggcagaagaggaagaggttagTGGTGAGGAACCTTGCGATGTTGCGGCTCCACTTGAAGACGAGGATGCCAGTTACGAGGAACCTTTTGTTTCAGAACTCTGTTATGAGGAAGAAGACAGTGACGAGCAGGACTCGTATTATCCGGAGCCTCTCACTGATTCATACAGGATGCAGCTCTATGAAGTGGagccatgtgatgatcaggtggcTCATGAGTACGAATTTGTGAAGAAGAAGTCCAGTACTGTGCAGACTATCAACAAGGAACGAAATATGAAAGTCGTCCTAAAACGGGCACTGAGAAAGGGTAGCAGCAATGAGCACAAGGCGGTACCAGTGATTGATGATATGGAAATGAGGCCGTTGAAGAAACCTTTATCTGTCAGGTTTGCTACTGATGTATCTTGTTACACATACAGTACTGAAAGTTTTGGTCCTGCCAAGTTAGTAAAAAGGAAAGCTCAGTTTGATGACCAGGATAGCCACTTGCGTAAGAGGCAAGAATACATACTCTCCTCGCTTAAGGATGGTTGCAAGCTGAAAGAAGTGGATGACACTAACCTGTATGTGGGTAACCTGCCAACTTCTGTGACTTCTCACAAGCTCATCGAGCTATTTCTTCCTTTCGGACGAATTGTCCGATCAAAAGTGGCGGATGATCGTTTCACTGGTGTAAGCCAGGGATATGGCTTTGTGAAGTATGCTGAACCTCGTAGTGCCACAGCAGCTATTGAACGCATGAATGGCCGCCTGGTTGATGGGAAAACATTAGAGGTTAGAGTAGCTGGACCTCCAACATCAGTATCCCACCCATCAAAGCAATCTGTGTCAGAAACTTGCAGTCTGCCCTCAAAGGAAATCGACTCGAGTAGCTTGTATGTCAGCCACCTCCCCTTATCCATGGACACGCTAAAGCTACTCAACCATTTTCGGCCGTTTGGGAAAGTAACTGAGATAAAGGTACCCAAAGATCACACCACAGGTTTAAGCAAAGGATATGGTCATGTGAAGTACGCTGATTCTCGTGATGCAGCTCAGGCCATCATCCATTTAAATGGAGTTCTTGTTGAGGGTAAAAGGATAGAGGTTCGGTTGTCTGACATCTCTCCAACACTGTCAAATTCAGCTGTGGGATCACACACCAATACCAGAACCATCAAGGAAATCGACATGGCAAATCTATATGTCTGCAACATTCCTGCATCCGTTGATACAAATAAGCTGATTGAGCTTTTCTTGCCATTTGGTAAGATCACCCATGCGAGAGTGGCGGCAGACCAAGAAGGCGCTCATTCCGGTAAAGGATATGGCTTTGTCAAATTTGCTGATTCTCAATGTGCTGCCGAGGCTATTGCACTAATGAATGGAGCACTGGTTGAAGGGGAGACATTAATTGTCAGAGTTGCAGGCCTTTCATCAGCAGCATCCTCCAGCTCAGCTGTACAAGGCTCACCAACTGCCTCTCCAGAAATCAACAAATCTAGACTGTACATCACTAACCTTCCACAGACCATGAACGCAGATAAGTTGGTTGAACTTTTCGTGCCCTTCGGTCGGATCAGCAAAGTCGTGATCAATCCGGAGTATAGCCTAGTGTACTATGCAGATGCAGCGTCAGCGATCACGGCTACCGAACACATGGATGGGTACCTGATTGGTGGAAAGAGGCTAGTTGTCAGGGGATCAGACTCCTCTTGTCAAACCAATGCAGCAGAGCAAGCTTTATCACTGCCAGCTGGCAAGCCCGCGAAAGAAATTGATATGGCCAATGTGTATGTTGGCAGCATCCCGCCAACGGTAACCGGCGATCAGTTGGTCGAGCTTTTCCGACCTTTTGGACAAATTGTGCAATCTAGGCTGTTCCATGGGTATGGCATGGTCAGGTACAGCCACCCTTCATGTGCTACTGCTGCAATTGATCATATGGATGGTTACCAAATTGGAGGACGTACCCTGGTTGTGAGAGTAGCAGGCCTTCCTAATCCCGGGGATTGTCTAACACTACCGGAGCCTGGGAACGAGCAGAGGCAAATTGACATGACCAACCTATATGTCTGCCATCTCCCGCTCCATGTAACCACCGAAAAGCTGATTGAAATCTTTCTGCCATGCGGCCAAATCACTCAAGCAAAGGTGGTCATCGACTGGCACACTGGTGCGAGCAGGGGATTCGGGTTTGTCAAATTTGCTGATGCTTATGGCGCTGCTGTGGCTCTCACTCACATGAACGGTTGCCCGCTGGAGGGGCGCATCTTGGGGGTTAGAATAGCCGGTGTCCATCCGAGTGATATGGGCAGCTACATGGCGCGTCTCTACTCCCGGTTCACATTGCCTGACCCCACGACGATGGCGGTTGGAATACCAACATCATCGTACTGGCCATACTATTGTGCTGAATCGGCATACGCGGAGGGGCAGGGAGCTGATGCTGCTTCTCAAACATCTCAGGAGGAATCTGTATCGGCCGGTTCATTTGCCGAGAAGGGTTGTTCTTCTGTGTCAAGCCATGTCGCCGACAGTTCTCGGCAACATTCTTCAGCAGGTTGGGCTGGTCCGCCTGGTTTCAGTCCCCATGCTGGCCCCAAGAAGGATACCGCCACTGTGATGAAACCTTCCCAGCCTTGCTCCAAGGTCCATTTGGCACAGTCAGGAGGCAGCCAGAAAAGACGCTCAATTGTCTAG